A single region of the Chiloscyllium punctatum isolate Juve2018m chromosome 15, sChiPun1.3, whole genome shotgun sequence genome encodes:
- the popdc2 gene encoding popeye domain-containing 2 isoform X2 gives MFRENSSFIETILYDSPGCKILKNGSEGAIYHLANVMFTLGYMSGSGFFGLVYLFSLLGVGFFIQSLWGWVDACGVDIFMWSLLLFVFCLVQLAHIGYRLRKVNFEEDFTNLYKAMFQPLDVPLSVYKEIVNCCDAEVTSLSREQNYAVEGKTAIDRLSLLLSGRVRVTHEQQFLHYIFPYQFLDSPEWESLRPNEEGNFQVTLTAETDCCYVTWKRRKLYMLLAKHHYIARLFTVMLGNDIADKLYSLIDKLYCRGGVRYDIRLPSLYHVLAPSVEAEKETIAESPHHVPQSSFRPQESPFIKPGPDINDLIDVNSSWSGIRKGHAPLAPTQTPEL, from the exons ATGTTTCGGGAAAATTCAAGTTTCATCGAGACTATTTTGTACGATAGTCCTGGATGTAAGATTCTGAAAAATGGGAGTGAAGGAGCCATTTACCACTTGGCCAATGTCATGTTTACACTGGGCTACATGAGCGGCAGTGGGTTCTTTGGTCTCGTCTATCTGTTCAGTCTTTTGGGCGTTGGGTTTTTCATTCAGTCTCTTTGGGGCTGGGTCGATGCCTGCGGGGTGGATATTTTTATGTGGAGCCTGTTACTTTTTGTGTTCTGCTTGGTCCAACTGGCGCACATTGGTTACCGGCTGAGGAAGGTGAATTTCGAGGAAGACTTCACGAATCTTTACAAAGCCATGTTCCAGCCGCTCGATGTGCCGCTCAGTGTCTACAAGGAGATCGTGAACTGCTGCGATGCCGAGGTGACGAGTCTCTCCCGTGAGCAGAACTACGCGGTGGAAGGCAAAACCGCAATTGACCGCTTGTCTCTGCTGCTCTCCGGCAG GGTTCGTGTTACTCACGAACAGCAGTTTCTACACTATATCTTTCCATATCAGTTCCTTGATTCTCCAGAATGGGAATCTCTGCGACCTAATGAAGAAGGCAATTTTCAA GTGACCCTGACAGCAGAAACAGACTGTTGCTATGTGACGTGGAAAAGAAGAAAGCTATATATGCTCTTGGCTAAACATCATTATATTGCACGTCTTTTCACTGTTATGCTTGGAAATGACATCGCAGACAAACTTTACTCCCTTATTGACAAGCTGTATTGCAGGGGTGGGGTCCGCTATGATATCCGCTTACCTAGTCTTTACCATGTATTAGCACCTTCTGTCGAAGCTGAGAAGGAGACGATTGCAGAGAGTCCCCATCATGTTCCTCAGAGTTCATTTAGACCTCAGGAGTCTCCCTTTATAAAACCAGGGCCGGACATCAATGATCTAATTG
- the popdc2 gene encoding popeye domain-containing 2 isoform X1, which produces MFRENSSFIETILYDSPGCKILKNGSEGAIYHLANVMFTLGYMSGSGFFGLVYLFSLLGVGFFIQSLWGWVDACGVDIFMWSLLLFVFCLVQLAHIGYRLRKVNFEEDFTNLYKAMFQPLDVPLSVYKEIVNCCDAEVTSLSREQNYAVEGKTAIDRLSLLLSGRVRVTHEQQFLHYIFPYQFLDSPEWESLRPNEEGNFQVTLTAETDCCYVTWKRRKLYMLLAKHHYIARLFTVMLGNDIADKLYSLIDKLYCRGGVRYDIRLPSLYHVLAPSVEAEKETIAESPHHVPQSSFRPQESPFIKPGPDINDLIGEDSTSLVLEDFADMTGSFMEYTSEREYMK; this is translated from the exons ATGTTTCGGGAAAATTCAAGTTTCATCGAGACTATTTTGTACGATAGTCCTGGATGTAAGATTCTGAAAAATGGGAGTGAAGGAGCCATTTACCACTTGGCCAATGTCATGTTTACACTGGGCTACATGAGCGGCAGTGGGTTCTTTGGTCTCGTCTATCTGTTCAGTCTTTTGGGCGTTGGGTTTTTCATTCAGTCTCTTTGGGGCTGGGTCGATGCCTGCGGGGTGGATATTTTTATGTGGAGCCTGTTACTTTTTGTGTTCTGCTTGGTCCAACTGGCGCACATTGGTTACCGGCTGAGGAAGGTGAATTTCGAGGAAGACTTCACGAATCTTTACAAAGCCATGTTCCAGCCGCTCGATGTGCCGCTCAGTGTCTACAAGGAGATCGTGAACTGCTGCGATGCCGAGGTGACGAGTCTCTCCCGTGAGCAGAACTACGCGGTGGAAGGCAAAACCGCAATTGACCGCTTGTCTCTGCTGCTCTCCGGCAG GGTTCGTGTTACTCACGAACAGCAGTTTCTACACTATATCTTTCCATATCAGTTCCTTGATTCTCCAGAATGGGAATCTCTGCGACCTAATGAAGAAGGCAATTTTCAA GTGACCCTGACAGCAGAAACAGACTGTTGCTATGTGACGTGGAAAAGAAGAAAGCTATATATGCTCTTGGCTAAACATCATTATATTGCACGTCTTTTCACTGTTATGCTTGGAAATGACATCGCAGACAAACTTTACTCCCTTATTGACAAGCTGTATTGCAGGGGTGGGGTCCGCTATGATATCCGCTTACCTAGTCTTTACCATGTATTAGCACCTTCTGTCGAAGCTGAGAAGGAGACGATTGCAGAGAGTCCCCATCATGTTCCTCAGAGTTCATTTAGACCTCAGGAGTCTCCCTTTATAAAACCAGGGCCGGACATCAATGATCTAATTGGTGAGGATTCCACCAGCCTTGTTCTGGAGGACTTTGCAGATATGACTGGATCATTTATGGAATATACCAGTGAAAGGGAGTACATGAAATAA